In a genomic window of Gossypium arboreum isolate Shixiya-1 chromosome 9, ASM2569848v2, whole genome shotgun sequence:
- the LOC108457495 gene encoding ubiquitin carboxyl-terminal hydrolase 6-like: MLTVSVKWQKELLKAVEIDTSQPPYVFKCQLYDLTGVPPERQKIMVKGGLLKDDADWSTVGLKQGQKLMMMGTADEVVKAPEKGPVFMEDLPEEEQVVSLGHSAGLFNLGNTCYMNSTVQCLHSVPELKSSLVKYSHSGRNNDVDQTSHMLTIATRDLFGELDKSVKPVAPMQFWTLLRKKYPQFGQLHNGVFMQQDAEECWTQLLYTLSQSLRSAGSSENIDTVKDLFGIDLASRIHCQESGEETSETESVYSLKCHISQEVNHLHEGLKHALKSELEKASPALGRSAIYLKESRINGLPRYLTIQFVRFFWKRESNQKAKILRKVDYPLELDVYDLCSDELRKQLEGPRQILRDEEGKKLGLKANGKSSSSKDDDVKMIDGEGSSNASGESTVTTSQEGVPSDKETRLTGIYDLVAVLTHKGRSADSGHYVAWVKQESGKWIEFDDDNPIPQREEDIVKLSGGGDWHMAYICMYKARTVSM; encoded by the exons ATGTTGACAG TGAGTGTGAAATGGCAAAAGGAACTCTTGAAGGCTGTGGAAATTGATACCAGTCAGCCTCCATATGTTTTCAAGTGCCAGTTGTACGATCTGACTGGAGTACCTCCTGAAAGGCAGAAAATTATGGTTAAAGGTGGCTTGTTGAAG GATGATGCAGATTGGTCAACAGTTGGTCTGAAGCAG GGTCAAAAGTTGATGATGATGGGAACTGCTGATGAGGTTGTTAAAGCCCCAGAAAAGGGCCCTGTTTTTATGGAAGATCTTCCGGAAGAAGAACAAGTGGTATCTTTG GGTCATAGTGCTGGTCTATTTAATCTGGGAAATACCTGCTACATGAATTCTACAGTACAATGCCTCCATTCTGTTCCAGAGTTGAAGTCTTCTTTAGTAAA ATATTCACATTCAGGAAGAAACAATGATGTGGATCAGACTTCTCATATGTTGACAATTGCCACACGTGATTTATTTGGTGAACTTGATAAAAGTGTCAAGCCAGTTGCACCTATGCAATTTTGGACG TTGTTGCGTAAAAAGTATCCTCAATTCGGCCAGTTGCATAATGGTGTCTTCATGCAGCAG GATGCTGAAGAGTGTTGGACACAACTTTTATACACCCTCTCTCAGTCTCTTCGATCAGCTGGTTCTAG TGAAAATATAGATACTGTAAAGGACCTTTTTGGTATTGACCTTGCAAGCAG GATTCATTGCCAAGAGAGTGGTGAAGAAACCTCTGAGACAGAATCGGTTTATTCACTTAAATGCCACATTTCGCAAGAAGTGAACCATTTACATGAAGGTCTAAAGCAT GCTTTGAAATCAGAACTGGAAAAGGCTTCTCCTGCCCTCGGGCGCAGTGCAATTTACTTGAAAGAGTCCCGAATTAATGGTTTACCAAG GTATTTGACTATTCAATTCGTTCGTTTTTTCTGGAAGAGGGAGTCAAATCAAAAGGCCAAGATATTGCGG AAAGTTGATTATCCACTGGAGTTGGATGTTTATGATCTATGTTCAGATGAACTTCGCAAACAATTGGAAGGTCCTCGTCAG ATCCTAAGGGATGAGGAAGGTAAAAAGCTCGGTCTGAAAGCTAATGGGAAAAGCTCCAGCTCAAAAGATGATGATGTCAAGATGATCGATGGAGAG GGGTCATCCAATGCAAGTGGAGAATCAACTGTGACAACATCTCAAGAAG GGGTTCCCTCTGACAAGGAAACACGTTTAACCGGGATTTATGATTTGGTTGCCGTGCTGACCCACAAGGGTCGAAGTGCCGATTCAGGGCATTATGTTGCGTGGGTCAAGCAAGAAAGCG GGAAATGGATCGAGTTTGACGATGATAACCCTATCCCGCAGCGAGAGGAAGACATTGTTAAACTTTCCGGAGGAG GTGATTGGCACATGGCATACATCTGCATGTACAAGGCACGCACTGTTTCAATGTaa